The DNA sequence CTATATAGATTCTTGACATATTTTAAATTTCGAATTGCGAAGTGCGAAGTGTGGATTGCGGATTAAAGATTTTAATTTTTTGTTTTGTACATCAGGACAAATCAATCATCTTGATGTCTTTGATGTACTTAACAGTTTTATCCTGCTTAAGTTGCTTTAATTTTTCGAGTTTCCCGGAAATACGGAAGACAGTATCATTGATAATCTTAATGTAATTCTGTTGCGATTCGGGCATGTTCATTCCTAATTCAGTAATAATTCCCTGCATTTCAATCAACGGACGTTCCAAATCATCTATTACGTTGGCAAGAAGTTCCTTCATTGCGTTCAGTCTTTCGCGACTTATTTCCTGCTGCGCAAGTTGTTCTTCTAATTTATGTTTTTCGATTACATTCATTAGCGTCTTTGGTAACACAGGAGAAGAAATATCATCTTTGATTAAATATTCCGCCACACCGAGTTTCATCACATTGAGTGCGACATCAAGGTCTTTGTTCACCGTGAGAAACACAATTGGAAGGTTGACTTTTCGTTCACGTAACTCTTGAGTAATTTCCAATCCGTTTTTCCCGGGTAAAAAATAATCCATAAGAATTACATCAAGATTGGGATTGGTTTCAATTTCATGAAGTGCCGAAGTATAATTTTCTTTCCAGATAATTGTAAACAAATCTTTTTCGTACCGTTGGAGATAAACATCTAAAAGTTTTGCAAAATCTTTGTTATCTTCAACAAGGAGTATTATGGTTTTATTATCTTTCATGAAATCATTCTGTCTGTGTAAAAAACATTATTTCGTCAACGTAAAATAAAAGGTCGTGCCCTGCCCCGGTATTGATTCTACCCAAATTGTACCTTTGTGCATTTCAATTATTTTTTTCACAATCGCAAGTCCCGCACCTGAGCCCTCGTATTGTTCTCGTGGATGCAATCGTTGAAAAATGACAAAGATTTTTTCATAGTAATCCTTGTCTATACCAATACCGTTGTCTCGGACGAAAAAAAGATAAGAATTATTTTCTGCATTAAGAAATCCGATTTCGACCGTCGGACGCTCTTTATCATTAAATTTCAGTGCATTGCTAATCAAATTTTGAAACAAGATTTTCAAATGAGACCGATTTCCGAATACAGTCGGCATAGGGTCTTCGAGAATGAGCATTGCATTTTTCTGAGTGAGTGTATAAACGAAATCCGCTTTTACTTCATTTATTACCTCTTCGAGATTAACCGGCTTGAAAACATCAGAGGGTCTGCTGATTCGCGAAAGCATCAACAAATCATCTATGAGTCCCTTCATTCTTCCTGAAGCAGAAACAATTGAGTCAAGATATTCTTTCCCCTCTTCCGAAATGCTGTTGCTGAAATCACTCTGCAAAATATTACAAAATCCTTCTACGCTAATCAAAGGCTCTTTCAAATCATGCGAAACAACATAGGCAAAATCATCAAGTTCTTTATTGCGCCTCTCAATTTCTGCCGATTTTTGAATTGTCTCCTGATGCAGTTTTGCTTTTTCTAAGGCTATTGCTACAAGGTTGGCAATATTCTCTAATAATCGAATTTGAGTTTGAGAAAAATGCGCCTGTTCAGAAACCGAAAGCGACATGATTCCGAAAATCTTTTCCTTTGAAAGCATCGGAATGTGTATCAGGTTGCCAACGCTATTCAACACCGATTGCTTTGTTACTATTACTTCGTGTTCCGGTGTTCCTTCGAGAAGAGTATTTCTTACTGACGCTTTAGAAAATATTTGCATTCTCCCTTCGTTCTGTGAAACATCAAACGATGAAACAAGTTCATGAGTTTTTTCATCAAACAATCCGATTGACAACGTTTCAAACGAAAATGATTGTTGCAGATGGAGTGCAATAATATCGTAAATGTGTTCCATTTCCAGGGTAGAAGTCAATTGCTGACTTATCCGGTACAGAACGGAAAGTTGTTCGACTTGCTTTTGTAATTGATTGTAGAGTTGAACATTTTCAATTGCCGTTCCTAACTGATTGCTCACGAGAGCAAGAATCTGGCAGAGTTGGTCAGTAAAGGCATCGCGTGTTCGATAGACAATATCTATCGCACCATATACTCGCTCCCTGGAAACTAACGGAATAATTCCTAACGCTTCAATCCCTGCTAACCTGAAAAATGCTCTGAATTCCTTCAGGATTCGTGAATCATCGTACGCTTTCTGTTGAATGAATAATGATTGGTGCGTCTTAACAACATTCCCTGTTGCAGATGTTCTCAATGATAAATTCGGAATCTGATTGAGAAGCGATTCACTTATTTCTGAATGAGCGGCAAGAAACAAATCGTCGGTCTCTTCACTTTTCAGATAGACTGCAATTGCATCCGCCTCGGTAGTTTTCTGAAGCATCGGTACCGCTGTGTGCAGAATTTCTTCGATGCTTCGCGACGTCTGAATTTTTGTCGCAATAGAATTTAAGGCTAATAATTTTTCCGAATGTTTTTTGAGTTCAGAAGCAGATTGACGTAATTCCGTGATATCGGTATGGCTAATGACTAATCCGAAAATATCTTTTTCTATGACGAGCGGATTGATAGTCACCTGATACATCCGTTCACCATGTAAACTTCGCAGTACAATTTCCCCTGAAGAAAATTCAATCGAACCGGCGAGCAAATCTTCGGTAACTTTTTGTAACATTGCCTTCAGTGATTCATCGGGCAGAACATCAAATAGGTTTGTTCCTTCATATTCATTTTCTACATCTTTCTCATACGCGCGAATGAAATCATTCCACGCACGATTGACTTGAAGAATATTCAATTCTCTGTCAACAGTATAGACTACACTATCAATCGAATCAAGCAAGTTGCTGATATACCACGAATCCTCACTGACTTTATTAAAAAGTTGAACTCTATCAATGATAACACCGAGTTGTTGCGCTACCGATTGTAAACTTTTTGTTTCAACATCTCGATACATATTCGGTGTGGTGCTACCAATGTTGAGCGTTCCAAGAATTCTCCCCTTCAACACGATTGGAAAAGACATCTGCGAACGAATTCCATAGTAATAGGAATTCAAACGGGCGTAGTCTTCATCTTCGGTCATATCTGCAATGATGACCGGTTCATGTCCCCGAATTGTTAACTGGGTAATTGTTTGTTCAATCGGGATGAGAGCTCCTTTCGCCGATTCTGTGACGCCTTCACATGCTAACATTTCTACATATTCTTCATCAGCGATAAGACTAATTTCGACATCTTCAAACGAAATGACTTTCTTCAATTCCCGGGCAATCTTCTCGAAAATTTCATCGAAGTCCATTGATTCCTCTGCCGCCGTTATAATGCGATTGAGCAAATCAAGTTGGGCGTTCCGTTCTTCTAATTCTTTTGAAAGGAGTTTTCGTTCGCTGATATCGCGCGCGACAGTCAGTATTGCAGTCGGTTCATTTTTTGTAGTCGTTATAAACGCCGTACTGATACTCATGTCAAATAAAAGACCTGATTTGGTTTTCCAACGCATGTCGAAATCGTGAAGCGTTCCTTCCTTTTTCAATTCAGACATCCACAAAACATATTTCGCTGTTTGGTCAACACTTAACCATGGTTGAGGAAATTCTAATGTTGTTGCTTCATTCAACCGATAACCGAATTTTTTCTCAAATGCGTGATTCACTTGTAGAACAGTTCCATCCAGGCTACTGAGTATCAACACGTCTTCCATCGTGTTGATGATGTTGTGAAATATCTGTGTTGATTCAGTACTCTGTTGTTCGATTTGTTTCTGTTCTACAACTTTCTTTGTTTCAACTTGAAGTTGTTTATAGTCCGAGACATCTTCCATTGTTCCTTCGAACGAATCAATTTGTCCATCGGCAGATTTTACTGGCGACAAGGTATCTCTCACCCAACGATACTGTGCTTTCCCTCGAGGGCGAACACGGTATTCTATTGTGTACGCTTCCGTCAATTCCGGTAATTTGGTTTGACGTTCAAGCAATAATTTTTTATCGTCAGGATGAATAAGACTGAGCCAGAGAGAAGTAGTTCTGAAAAATTCTTTTCGTTCGTGTCCTGTCAACCGTTCAAGAGCGGAGTTAAAGGATATGAATGTTCCATTCATGGCTAATTTGTAGAGAACGCTCGTCGTACTTTCGATAGACTGCCGAAAATCTTTTTCTGTTTTTCTCAGTTTCTCAAACGTTAATACGCGGGCAAACGCTTCGCCACCATGTTTCGTCAGTAAATTCAGGAGTTGCATTGATGGTGAGATTGCGTTTTCATTCTTCGTTGCAAGTAATAATGCACCGAGAAGTTTTCCTTTATTCACAAATGGAACGAGACACATTTTTGAAAAACCGGCATGAGTAAACGTCGCACGGAATGGCAAGTACGATGGATATTTCACAATTTCTACCACATGGGGCTCAAGTGTTTTATGTAGAAAACCACCGATGCCTTCTTCCAGCGTAAGTGAAGTAAGTTTTTCGGTTAGTCCCGATGCAAAACCTCTGCTCTGTTGCAATTCAAGGTTCTCGTTTTTTGAATCGGTGAGATAAATCGCGTAGACAGAAAATCCAATTGCCTCAGTAACTTTTTCGGATAACGATTTCAAGAGATGCTTCAAATCATAAATTTCTCCGAGCGAAGTTACAAGTTCATCAATGACAGACCATTCGCTTGCTTTTGCATCTAATGCTTGTTTCTCTTGGATTTCAGAAGTGATATCCCGAAAACTTAGCAATAAACTCTTTTCCCTATCTATATGAATGAGGTTGACAGTCGTCTTTACATCAACGAAACTGCCATCTCCCCGATATGCTTTATGAATCAATTCGGATTGTTGACTTTTCCCTGAAAGGATTTTTTTACAAATCGTTTGAAAAGTTTGTTGATTTTCAGGGTCAATCAAACCTGAAATTTCTGTTGAGTGTAGGTCTGTTCCATCTGCAATAAGGAAAAACTTTTGAAATGCCTGATTTGAAATAGAAATTTTTCCCGCCTGAACAACAACCAACGCCTCCGGGCTTTGTTGAAAAAACGATTCAAATAATTCAGCAGAGGAACGAATTTTTTCAAGCGACCTTTTTTCTTCCGTAATATCTTCAACAAGTATTACCTGGAGTTTAGTCCGTTCAACTTCAATCGGAGAAATTGTACATTTGAGATCGAAGAGTTCACCCGATTTCTTCTTTCCGTTCAAGTCGAAGGAAATTGCTTTCTCATCAAACAACTCCCTCAATTCCTTTTGAAATTGCTTATGTGAATCAGTTGAAAGAAGAAGTTTGAAGTTCGTCCCAAGTATCTCCTCCACTGAATCAAATTCAAATATTTTTACTGCACCAATATTTGCATAAACCGGTTTTCCGTTTTGAAAAATGAAAACCCCGCCGGGGAAACAATGATATGCAGTTTTTAATGAGTCAATGAAATGTGATTGCCTTGCCAAGAGATACTTCTTTTTAGAAAATGGAAGAAATAAAAAAGGCGTCCTGTTTTGCAAGACGCCTTAAGTTACATATCTAAGAAATTAGAAATAAACAGCTGCCGTTAAAGCGCCGGATGAACCGAAACCGAAGCCCATTGTTGAGGGTCTATCAGTTTTAACTGCCGTACCACCAGCAGGTGTATTTTCATCGCTACCTGAACCAATATTCAGCATTAGGTTATATTCACCACCTAAACTGATATTGTCCCAAGCAAACCATTCAAATCCTGCAAAACCACCAACACCAAAACTTGTTGTTGATGAAACATCTTTTTGACCATTTGCAAAACCTGCGTTATCTTGAGTTTTGTTCCAAGCTGAAAATGACGCTTGCGCACCAACATAAGCAACAACCGAACCATTGGTTGCCATATTATATTGAATTCCAGGCATGATTGAAAAACTCATTTCTGTGGTTTTGTCATCTGGACGGTTTTGTGTCGTAGGATCTTTCTTTGTAGTTGTGCTCAAATTAAATCCGAGCGAACCACGAAAAGCCATATCGTCTTGGAAATAGTACTTTGCACCAATTCCATACTGATTGCCATAGTTTCCGACTGCGAGATTGGCTAAACCACTAAACGAAAACAGAAGAGCTTCGTCTCCCATCTTTGTTTTTGGTTCGCCAGCGAAGCCTAAACTTGCGGCAAAAACGACTGTTAATAAAACTAGTGTAACTTTTTTCATTTTGAATAACTCCGATTATGAGTAATTTAGTTAATTATGAATTATGTTATCTTTAAAAATTCTGGGCAAAGTATAATAAAAAAAAAAATATTTGTCAAGTTTTTCTTTAAGCAAGTTACTATATCCCTCTAAATGACAACGTTTTGAAGGAAAAAAAACTCTGTACTAATCGAAAAACCTACAAAATTTCTATTTTTCAGGCATTTCTGAAGTTTTGATTTTCAGAAAAAATAACTTACTTTTTTCCTACGAAAAATGAACATGGAATTTTTTACAAACACATTCGGTTATTAGAGAATGAATTTCAGTTTGAAATATAAAAGGACTGCATTTATTCTTGCTTTGGTTTTCTGCATTTATAATGTCGGAATTCCCGTCGTCATTTCTGCATGTCCGATGATAGCAAATAATAAAGCCAAACTCGCGTGTTGTGCTGATGTTTCATCCGGTGGACTGAAAATAAAAAGTTCGAAAGATACATCGTGCTGTAAATTTGCAATCGTCGCTAAACCGAATAAAACAGAATATCTGAAGGTAAAATTTGATTTTGAATTATCGAACTATTTTTCTTTTAGTTTTTTTCAGGTTCTGATTGATTTCAGTAATTCCAATTCCTTGTATTTTGTTTCATCTTTTACTTCCTCCTCCTCTCCACCTGTGACAGACATTCCCGTCTTCACATCTTCGCTTCTTATTTAACAAAGAAACACTCCTTCAACCCGGTTGAGTTTGTATAACTACAACCGTCCGGCTTTTTCAATCAATTTGAAAAAGCAATCATTTTATTTTTTAACATTTTCATTTAAAAAGGAAAAGTATGAAATACTTTTTTGTAATTTCTCTTTTGTTTTTTTGTTCAGTATTTGCATCGAGTCAAACGGATACCATTGTTATACCCGAATCAAATTTTCTTGACCTGGAATCAATAATCATAGAAGCATTGGTTTCCAATCAGGAAATTCAATCAATGCAATATGATTGGGATATGATTATTGCCAAAGTTCCTCAGTCAGGAACCTTGCCAAATCCGATGCTTGAATATATGCACGATGAATTTCCCGGCATTCGTTTTGGCGAGCAAATGTTTTCCCGAATCAAACTCTCTCAGATGTTTGATTATCCAACTAAACTTTCAACCGAGCGAACGATTGCCGAAATCCAGGCAGAACATTCGCACCATGGACATTTAGAAAAAATAAATAGCATCATTGCAAATGTGAAGTCGGTTTACTTTGAATTGTGGTACGTTCAACAGGCAATATTTTTGATGAACGAAAATATCCGTCTGATGAATCAATTCCTTTCAATTGCGCAAACAAAGTATAGTGTTGGAAACGCTACTCTTCAAGAGGTTTTGAAATCGCAGGTAGAGATAACAAAAATGCAAAACCAACTTATTGATTTGCGCGCTAAAGAACTGAGCATGAAGGCAATGTTGATGGCGTTCCTGAATCGTCAACAGGAAGATACGCTTGGCTATGCTTTCATATCCGAAATTGTTGCATTCGATACAACGCTTGATTCCCTCGAACAGTATGCCCTTTCAAATCGTCCAATGTTGATTCACGATTCGCTCATGATAAGTGAAAATCAAAAAATGTTAAAAATGGCAAAACTTGAATATTACCCCGACTTCAATGTGAGTCTCGAAAAAGTCTATTCACCAATGACACAGTTTGATGGATGGAGTATCTCGGCAGGAATTACTTTGCCGTTCGTTCCTTGGACAATCACAAGGACGGACTCCAAAATCGAAGAGGCGAATCTTGGAATCAAAAAAGCGGAGGCAGGATATTTATCATCGAAAAATATGGTCATCTCATCGGTGAGAGATTTGTACTATCGAATCTCAAGCGGAAGAAGACAAATCAACAATTATGCAACGACGATTATCCCTCAAGCGGAACAATCGTTGCAAGCGAGTCTCACATCGTACCAAAGTTCACAAACAGATTTTCTCATGCTCATCGATGCGTTCAGAACATTAACTGATTTACGCATGGAGTACTTCATGCTTCGAATGCAATTCGAGCAAAACGTTGCCGAACTCGAACGAGTCATCGGCAAGTCATATTACACTGATTCTCAACTCACTCAAGGAAATGGACAATGAAAAAGATTTTTGTCATTAGCTCAATTATTATACTTGGAACACTCGTTCTGTTAGTCTATTCAAATTATTTCTCCTCAGAGAAAAAATCCGACTCAGAAACTCAATCACAGGAGAAAGAATACTACACCTGCCCGATGCACCCGTCCGTAATTTCTGACCGACCGGGCGCTTGCCCCGTTTGTGGAATGGCATTGGTGAAAAAATCAAAAATGCAAGATGCATCCGAAGAAGAAATGAAGAATTTACAGCATGTAAGTCTTTCGGCATCACAGCGAGTAATTGCTAATGTTTCAACAACATCCGTAACACGGCAAGACATCAACAAAGAAATATCTGCAGTCGGAGTTGTTGATTTTGCCGAGCCATTACAAACGACTGTCACTGCCCGTTTCAGAGGACGCATCGAAAAACTCTACGCCAATTTCACAGGCGAAAAAGTTAAACAAGGTCAGCCGCTGTTTGATTTGTACAGCCCGGATTTAGTTTCTGCCCAGCGAGAATTTATTATCGCTTTGAATTCTCTGGGCGATTCGCTTTTCTCCGGCACAAATCAATCTTTGATGCTGAATGCTTCACGGGACAGATTGCGTATCCACTTCGGGATGACGGAACAACAAATCGCTGCCATCGAACAAACACGACAAACACAATCAACGATGACATATTTCTCCCCTATTTCCGGCACAGTTCTTTCGAAAGAAATTCAGGAAGGACAGTATGTTGATGAGGGAATGTCACTGTATAAACTCGCCGACCTCTCGAACGTGTGGATTTACCTTGATGTGTATGAAAAGGATATTCGCTTTATTTTGATAAATCATCCTGTCCAAATCACAACAGAAACATATCCCAACGAAACGTTCAAAGGCAAAGTTACTTTCATTGACCCGGTCATCAACAATGAAACACGAACCGTGCGTGTGCGAACAGAGTTTGACAATCCAAACGGAAAATTGAAACCTCAGATGTATGTAAAGGCACAGATTCATGTTCCTTCGTCGTCAGCGCTTGTTGTTCCTGCAACGGCAGTGTTGTACACAGGAAAACGGAATGTTGTTTGGGTTGAAGTTCAGGAAAATTTCTTCGAGCCGCGTGAAGTTGAACTTGGAATCAGCAGCGGTTCGTACATTGAAGTTCTTTCTGGGCTCAAAGAAGAAGATATCGTGGTTACTTCAGGAGGATATTTGCTTGAATCGGAAAGTCAACTTCAGCAACCTGGTGGCTCTTCAGGCGGACATCAACACGATGGAACGAAAAAAGAGACTGAAGAAGAACAGCAAAAGTCCGGTGACGAACACGAAGGACATCAAATGCAAAGTGATGCAAGAATTATAGTTGATGGAAACTATACTCCAAATATTATCCATGCAAAGCGAGGAAAGAAGTTGACAATCGCATTTGAACGACACGATGAATCGAAATGCACCGACGAAGTCGTGTTTGAAGATTTTAACATTCGGAAAAAACTTCCTTCGCATCAAACCACCCTTATAGAGATTACTCCTCAAGAAGCCGGGGAATTTCGCTTTACCTGCGGCATGGATATGGTCGAAGGCAAACTTATTGTTCACCAAGAAAATTAAAGGATGTTGTTATGATTGAAAGAATAATAGACTACTGCGCACGCAATAAGTTCATCGTCATCTTATTTTATTTGATAATAATTGGCTGGGGAATTTGGGCTGTTGCTAACACGCCTCTTGACGCGATTCCTGATTTATCTGAGAATCAAGTAATCGTTTTTACAGAATGGATGGGACGGTCGCCCAAACTTATTGAAGACCAAGTCACATTTCCACTCGTCACCGCACTTCAAGGCGTTCCGGAAGTGCATGCGATTCGCGCGCAATCCATGTTCGGCATGTCCTTCATCTATATCATATTTGATGAACGAACAGATTTGTATTGGGCAAGAAGTCGCGTGTTAGAAAAACTTTCCACAGTACAATCCGCTTTGCCACCCGGAGCGAAGATGCAACTCGGTCCCGATGGAACAGGAGTTGGCCATGTCTTCTGGTACACGCTTGAAGGCAAACAAGATTTGGGAACACTCCGCGCAATTCAGGATTGGTACGTGAAATTGAATCTGCAAGGAGTTCAGGGCGTTGCAGAAGTTGCAAGCATTGGCGGCTACGTCCGTCAGTATCAGGTTGATGTTGACCCGAATAAGATGAAAGCATATAGCGTCTCGCTCAACGATATTCAAACCGCAGTGATGCGTTCGAATAATGATGTTGGTGGAAAACTTCTTGAAATTTCCGACGCGGAATATTTCGTGCGCGGACAAGGGTACATTCAATCTGTTTGGGATATAGAAAACATTGTGGTTGGAACCGGCTCGAACGGAGTGCCGATTTATATCAGCAACATTGGTACCGTACAAATCGGACCGGATATTCGTCGTGGTTCCATCGAGAAAGATGGAAAAGGACAAGCAGTCGGTGGAATTGTTGTCATGCGGTACGAAGAAAATGCAAAAGCCGTGATAGACAGAATCAAAGAACGCATCAAAGAAATTTCACCCGGACTTCCTGAAGGAGTAGAAATCAAACCGGCATACGACCGGAGTGACCTCATCCTTGCTTCAATCGAAACCTTAAAAAGCGCTCTCATTGAAGAAGCAATTGTTGTTGGTCTTGTCGTTCTCATTTTTCTCCTTCATGTACGAAGTGTCATACGTGTCATCATCGAAATCCCCATTGCCGTTTTGATTGCATTTATTTGCATGAAAATTTTCGGTATCACTTCCAACATCATGTCGCTGGGAGGAATAGCTATTGCCATCGGCGTCATTGTTGATGCCTCCATCGTGCTGGTAGAAAATGCGTACCGGAACGTAGCCCGTGCGCAAGAAGAAAAAGGTGAACTGACGAAACAAGAGTACATTGAAATCTCTATAGTTTCAGCAAAGCAAGTTGGTCCGGCGATTTTCTTCTCCGTTGCAATTATGGTTGTCTCCTTCCTCCCTGTTTTTTTGTTAGAGGGACAAGAAGGAAAATTGTTCCGACCTTTGGCGTT is a window from the Ignavibacteriota bacterium genome containing:
- a CDS encoding response regulator: MKDNKTIILLVEDNKDFAKLLDVYLQRYEKDLFTIIWKENYTSALHEIETNPNLDVILMDYFLPGKNGLEITQELRERKVNLPIVFLTVNKDLDVALNVMKLGVAEYLIKDDISSPVLPKTLMNVIEKHKLEEQLAQQEISRERLNAMKELLANVIDDLERPLIEMQGIITELGMNMPESQQNYIKIINDTVFRISGKLEKLKQLKQDKTVKYIKDIKMIDLS
- a CDS encoding PAS domain S-box protein, whose amino-acid sequence is MARQSHFIDSLKTAYHCFPGGVFIFQNGKPVYANIGAVKIFEFDSVEEILGTNFKLLLSTDSHKQFQKELRELFDEKAISFDLNGKKKSGELFDLKCTISPIEVERTKLQVILVEDITEEKRSLEKIRSSAELFESFFQQSPEALVVVQAGKISISNQAFQKFFLIADGTDLHSTEISGLIDPENQQTFQTICKKILSGKSQQSELIHKAYRGDGSFVDVKTTVNLIHIDREKSLLLSFRDITSEIQEKQALDAKASEWSVIDELVTSLGEIYDLKHLLKSLSEKVTEAIGFSVYAIYLTDSKNENLELQQSRGFASGLTEKLTSLTLEEGIGGFLHKTLEPHVVEIVKYPSYLPFRATFTHAGFSKMCLVPFVNKGKLLGALLLATKNENAISPSMQLLNLLTKHGGEAFARVLTFEKLRKTEKDFRQSIESTTSVLYKLAMNGTFISFNSALERLTGHERKEFFRTTSLWLSLIHPDDKKLLLERQTKLPELTEAYTIEYRVRPRGKAQYRWVRDTLSPVKSADGQIDSFEGTMEDVSDYKQLQVETKKVVEQKQIEQQSTESTQIFHNIINTMEDVLILSSLDGTVLQVNHAFEKKFGYRLNEATTLEFPQPWLSVDQTAKYVLWMSELKKEGTLHDFDMRWKTKSGLLFDMSISTAFITTTKNEPTAILTVARDISERKLLSKELEERNAQLDLLNRIITAAEESMDFDEIFEKIARELKKVISFEDVEISLIADEEYVEMLACEGVTESAKGALIPIEQTITQLTIRGHEPVIIADMTEDEDYARLNSYYYGIRSQMSFPIVLKGRILGTLNIGSTTPNMYRDVETKSLQSVAQQLGVIIDRVQLFNKVSEDSWYISNLLDSIDSVVYTVDRELNILQVNRAWNDFIRAYEKDVENEYEGTNLFDVLPDESLKAMLQKVTEDLLAGSIEFSSGEIVLRSLHGERMYQVTINPLVIEKDIFGLVISHTDITELRQSASELKKHSEKLLALNSIATKIQTSRSIEEILHTAVPMLQKTTEADAIAVYLKSEETDDLFLAAHSEISESLLNQIPNLSLRTSATGNVVKTHQSLFIQQKAYDDSRILKEFRAFFRLAGIEALGIIPLVSRERVYGAIDIVYRTRDAFTDQLCQILALVSNQLGTAIENVQLYNQLQKQVEQLSVLYRISQQLTSTLEMEHIYDIIALHLQQSFSFETLSIGLFDEKTHELVSSFDVSQNEGRMQIFSKASVRNTLLEGTPEHEVIVTKQSVLNSVGNLIHIPMLSKEKIFGIMSLSVSEQAHFSQTQIRLLENIANLVAIALEKAKLHQETIQKSAEIERRNKELDDFAYVVSHDLKEPLISVEGFCNILQSDFSNSISEEGKEYLDSIVSASGRMKGLIDDLLMLSRISRPSDVFKPVNLEEVINEVKADFVYTLTQKNAMLILEDPMPTVFGNRSHLKILFQNLISNALKFNDKERPTVEIGFLNAENNSYLFFVRDNGIGIDKDYYEKIFVIFQRLHPREQYEGSGAGLAIVKKIIEMHKGTIWVESIPGQGTTFYFTLTK
- a CDS encoding outer membrane beta-barrel protein, producing MKKVTLVLLTVVFAASLGFAGEPKTKMGDEALLFSFSGLANLAVGNYGNQYGIGAKYYFQDDMAFRGSLGFNLSTTTKKDPTTQNRPDDKTTEMSFSIMPGIQYNMATNGSVVAYVGAQASFSAWNKTQDNAGFANGQKDVSSTTSFGVGGFAGFEWFAWDNISLGGEYNLMLNIGSGSDENTPAGGTAVKTDRPSTMGFGFGSSGALTAAVYF
- a CDS encoding TolC family protein, which encodes MKYFFVISLLFFCSVFASSQTDTIVIPESNFLDLESIIIEALVSNQEIQSMQYDWDMIIAKVPQSGTLPNPMLEYMHDEFPGIRFGEQMFSRIKLSQMFDYPTKLSTERTIAEIQAEHSHHGHLEKINSIIANVKSVYFELWYVQQAIFLMNENIRLMNQFLSIAQTKYSVGNATLQEVLKSQVEITKMQNQLIDLRAKELSMKAMLMAFLNRQQEDTLGYAFISEIVAFDTTLDSLEQYALSNRPMLIHDSLMISENQKMLKMAKLEYYPDFNVSLEKVYSPMTQFDGWSISAGITLPFVPWTITRTDSKIEEANLGIKKAEAGYLSSKNMVISSVRDLYYRISSGRRQINNYATTIIPQAEQSLQASLTSYQSSQTDFLMLIDAFRTLTDLRMEYFMLRMQFEQNVAELERVIGKSYYTDSQLTQGNGQ
- a CDS encoding efflux RND transporter periplasmic adaptor subunit, which codes for MKKIFVISSIIILGTLVLLVYSNYFSSEKKSDSETQSQEKEYYTCPMHPSVISDRPGACPVCGMALVKKSKMQDASEEEMKNLQHVSLSASQRVIANVSTTSVTRQDINKEISAVGVVDFAEPLQTTVTARFRGRIEKLYANFTGEKVKQGQPLFDLYSPDLVSAQREFIIALNSLGDSLFSGTNQSLMLNASRDRLRIHFGMTEQQIAAIEQTRQTQSTMTYFSPISGTVLSKEIQEGQYVDEGMSLYKLADLSNVWIYLDVYEKDIRFILINHPVQITTETYPNETFKGKVTFIDPVINNETRTVRVRTEFDNPNGKLKPQMYVKAQIHVPSSSALVVPATAVLYTGKRNVVWVEVQENFFEPREVELGISSGSYIEVLSGLKEEDIVVTSGGYLLESESQLQQPGGSSGGHQHDGTKKETEEEQQKSGDEHEGHQMQSDARIIVDGNYTPNIIHAKRGKKLTIAFERHDESKCTDEVVFEDFNIRKKLPSHQTTLIEITPQEAGEFRFTCGMDMVEGKLIVHQEN